The following are encoded in a window of Panicum virgatum strain AP13 chromosome 5N, P.virgatum_v5, whole genome shotgun sequence genomic DNA:
- the LOC120676533 gene encoding 40S ribosomal protein S5-like yields the protein MAEVEQQQQDVKLFNRWTFEDVQVNDISLNDYLAVSSTKHATYLPHTAGRYSKKRFRKAQCPIVERLTNSLMMHGRNNGKKVMAVRIIKHTLEIIHLLTDANPIQVVVDAIINSGPREDATRIGSAGVVRRQAVDISPLRRVNQAIYLLTTGARESAFRNIKTIAECLADELINAAKGSSNSYAIKKKDEIERVAKANR from the exons atggcggaggtggagcagcagcagcaggatgtGAAGCTCTTCAACCGCTGGACCTTTGAAGATGTCCAG GTGAACGATATCTCGCTGAACGACTACCTGGCGGTGTCGTCGACGAAGCACGCGACGTACCTGCCGCACACCGCGGGGCGCTACTCGAAGAAGCGTTTCCGCAAGGCGCAGTGCCCCATCGTCGAGCGCCTCACCAACTCGCTCATGATGCACGGCCGCAACAACGGCAAGAAGGTCATGGCCGTCCGCATCATCAAGCACACCCTGGAGATCATTCACCTGCTCACCGACGCCAACCCCATCCAGGTCGTCGTCGACGCTATTATCAACAG TGGGCCACGTGAGGATGCCACCCGAATTGGTTCTGCTGGTGTTGTGAGGAGGCAGGCTGTTGATATCTCGCCCCTGAGGAGGGTGAACCAGGCCATCTACCTCCTAACCACTGGAGCCCGGGAGAGTGCTTTCAGGAACATCAAGACCATTGCTGAATGCCTTGCAGATGAGTTGATCAATGCTGCTAAGGGCTCATCCAACAG CTATGCcataaagaagaaggatgagattGAGCGTGTTGCCAAGGCCAACCGTTGA
- the LOC120676507 gene encoding uncharacterized protein LOC120676507, which translates to MVLGKLAIVIGSGIVGTVLTGGESSLPDFRDVISGAFKFMTKGAKKGKDGPSTSSPHTAQLLTQVNYLREELQMLSKSNHVAIVTVDGRPGPGAYGITAVVVGAIGYLFIRWKGWKLSDMMFVTKRGFSDVCNVVGKQVDQVSESVHAAKRHLAGRIDRVDCSLDECQEITEATREEVTIIHGDLSAFQKEMETVHLVVRSLETKLGRLAYTQDRTTRGIYDLCEFTKRLEQSPKADTRQVTSSTPRPAIESSERVAKTVSLPPTLEPESPPAQSPRPQAPKVVRSTTMSASGLNMLVGTTVPPKRDHQGVFSRASSMKEGSSELPSGAPSTAEPSPRRSGSSTLFGGFGFLRSYTS; encoded by the exons ATGGTGCTCGGCAAGCTCGCCATCGTCATCGGCTCCG GAATCGTCGGAACAGTACTGACGGGCGGTGAGTCCAGCCTTCCGGACTTCAGGGATGTAATCTCCGGTGCTTTCAAG TTCATGACCAAGGGCGCAAAGAAGGGCAAGGATGGGCCGTCGACCAGCAGTCCGCATACTGCCCAGTTGTTAACTCAG GTCAATTATCTCAGAGAAGAGCTGCAGATGCTGTCAAAATCAAATCATGTTGCTATAGTCACTGTTGATGGTAGACCTG GCCCTGGCGCATATGGTATAACAGCTGTTGTTGTCGGAGCTATTGGCTATTTATTCATTAGATGGAAG GGGTGGAAACTTTCTGATATGATGTTTGTGACAAAGCGTGGCTTTTCTGATGTTTGCAATGTAGTGGGGAAACAAGTGGATCAGGTttcagaaagtgttcat GCTGCAAAGAGACATCTTGCCGGAAGAATTGATCGTGTAGATTGTAGTTTAGATGAATGCCAAGAAATTACAGAAGCCACAAGGGAAGAG GTTACAATCATCCATGGGGATCTAAGTGCCTTCCAGAAGGAAATGGAAACAGTTCATCTTGTAGTTCGAAGCCTG GAGACAAAACTTGGACGCCTAGCTTATACTCAG GATCGCACAACTCGTGGGATATATGACTTATGCGAATTCACTAAAAGATTAGAGCAGAGCCCGAAAGCTGATACTCGTCAG GTTACATCATCAACTCCTCGTCCTGCTATTGAATCTTCAGAGAGAGTTGCTAAG ACTGTTTCTTTGCCCCCAACTTTGGAACCAGAGTCTCCTCCAGCCCAGTCACCTAGACCACAGGCACCTAAG GTTGTGCGCTCTACAACCATGTCTGCATCAGGACTTAATATGCTAGTTGGAACCACAGTGCCACCTAAAAGA GATCACcagggtgtttttagtagagcAAGTTCTATGAAGGAAGGGTCCTCTGAGTTACCAAGTGGCGCGCCAAGCACGGCAGAaccgagccccaggagatctgGTAGTTCAACCCTGTTTGGAGGGTTTGGCTTTCTAAGGAGCTACACCAGCTGA